A single Vigna radiata var. radiata cultivar VC1973A chromosome 8, Vradiata_ver6, whole genome shotgun sequence DNA region contains:
- the LOC106769900 gene encoding receptor-like cytosolic serine/threonine-protein kinase RBK2 isoform X1, which translates to MKEKVDSPVTVLEDYFRSSDSESSSSKDPAVDSESQDLSKHASRWHAFRHLFRSGSKKHTNTLHPLGALKLSKRMSTSMRETILPSCFLDANASPCRSPWKIFSHHEIQVATNSFSQENLIGKGGYAEVYKGCLPNRQLVAIKRLTRGTADEIIGDFLSELGVMAHVNHPNTAKLVGYGVDGGMYLVLELSEKGSLASVLYGSKEKLPWCTRNKIALGIAKGILYLHEGCQRRIIHRDIKAANILLTEDFEPQICDFGLAKWLPENWTHHTVSKFEGTFGYLAPEYLLHGIVDEKTDIFAFGVLLLELVSGRRALDYSQQSLVLWAKPLLKKNDIMELIDPSLAGDFDSRQMNLMLLAASLCIQQSSIRRPSTRQVVQLLNGNLSCFKGMKKTRMPFFRRVFREELHDSE; encoded by the exons atgaaggaAAAGGTGGATTCCCCCGTTACAGTTCTGGAAGACTATTTCAGGAGCTCGGATTCAGAATCAAGTTCTTCCAAAGATCCTGCAGTGGATTCTGAATCTCAAGACCTTTCAAAACATGCTTCTAGGTGGCATGCATTTCGTCACTTGTTTAGAAGTGGGTCGAAGAAACATACGAACACGTTGCACCCTCTCGGTGCCCTCAAGCTCTCCAAAAGAATGAGCACTAGCATGAGGGAAACCATTCTCCCAAGTTGTTTCTTGGATGCAAATGCATCCCCTTGCAGGTCGCCGTGGAAGATCTTTTCTCATCATGAGATTCAGGTTGCAACCAATTCATTTAGCCAAG AAAATTTGATTGGGAAAGGTGGCTATGCTGAAGTCTACAAAGGGTGTTTGCCAAATCGTCAGCTAGTGGCAATTAAACGTTTAACAAGAGGAACAGCTGATGAAATCATAGGGGATTTCTTATCAGAGCTCGGTGTAATGGCTCATGTAAACCATCCCAATACTGCTAAGCTGGTTGGCTATGGAGTGGATGGTGGAATGTATCTGGTTCTTGAGTTGTCTGAAAAAGGAAGCCTAGCTTCAGTTCTTTATG gtTCCAAGGAGAAGCTACCATGGTGTACAAGGAACAAAATTGCATTAGGAATAGCTAAGGGTATACTATATCTTCATGAGGGTTGTCAAAGAAGAATTATCCACAGGGATATAAAAGCAGCCAATATCTTGCTCACGGAGGATTTTGAGCCTCAG ATTTGTGATTTCGGGCTAGCAAAATGGTTGCCAGAAAATTGGACTCACCACACCGTTTCAAAATTTGAAGGAACTTTCGG TTACCTTGCACCTGAGTACTTGCTACATGGCATAGTGGACGAGAAAACGGACATATTTGCCTTTGGTGTGTTGCTATTGGAATTAGTGAGTGGGCGTCGAGCACTTGATTATTCACAGCAAAGCCTTGTGTTGTGG GCAAAACCATTgctgaaaaaaaatgatattatggAGCTCATTGATCCTTCACTAGCAGGTGACTTCGACTCCAGGCAAATGAATCTTATGCTCTTAGCTGCTTCTTTGTGCATACAACAGTCCTCGATTCGTCGCCCCTCTACAAGACAG GTTGTACAGCTTCTGAACGGCAACCTTAGCTGCTTTAAGGGCATGAAGAAAACCCGAATGCCGTTCTTCAGAAGAGTCTTCCGAGAAGAACTTCATGATTCCGAATAG
- the LOC106769900 gene encoding receptor-like cytosolic serine/threonine-protein kinase RBK2 isoform X2 → MKEKVDSPVTVLEDYFRSSDSESSSSKDPAVDSESQDLSKHASRWHAFRHLFRSGSKKHTNTLHPLGALKLSKRMSTSMRETILPSCFLDANASPCRSPWKIFSHHEIQVATNSFSQENLIGKGGYAEVYKGCLPNRQLVAIKRLTRGTADEIIGDFLSELGVMAHVNHPNTAKLVGYGVDGGMYLVLELSEKGSLASVLYGSKEKLPWCTRNKIALGIAKGILYLHEGCQRRIIHRDIKAANILLTEDFEPQICDFGLAKWLPENWTHHTVSKFEGTFGYLAPEYLLHGIVDEKTDIFAFGVLLLELVSGRRALDYSQQSLVLWAKPLLKKNDIMELIDPSLAGDFDSRQMNLMLLAASLCIQQSSIRRPSTRQNICESTH, encoded by the exons atgaaggaAAAGGTGGATTCCCCCGTTACAGTTCTGGAAGACTATTTCAGGAGCTCGGATTCAGAATCAAGTTCTTCCAAAGATCCTGCAGTGGATTCTGAATCTCAAGACCTTTCAAAACATGCTTCTAGGTGGCATGCATTTCGTCACTTGTTTAGAAGTGGGTCGAAGAAACATACGAACACGTTGCACCCTCTCGGTGCCCTCAAGCTCTCCAAAAGAATGAGCACTAGCATGAGGGAAACCATTCTCCCAAGTTGTTTCTTGGATGCAAATGCATCCCCTTGCAGGTCGCCGTGGAAGATCTTTTCTCATCATGAGATTCAGGTTGCAACCAATTCATTTAGCCAAG AAAATTTGATTGGGAAAGGTGGCTATGCTGAAGTCTACAAAGGGTGTTTGCCAAATCGTCAGCTAGTGGCAATTAAACGTTTAACAAGAGGAACAGCTGATGAAATCATAGGGGATTTCTTATCAGAGCTCGGTGTAATGGCTCATGTAAACCATCCCAATACTGCTAAGCTGGTTGGCTATGGAGTGGATGGTGGAATGTATCTGGTTCTTGAGTTGTCTGAAAAAGGAAGCCTAGCTTCAGTTCTTTATG gtTCCAAGGAGAAGCTACCATGGTGTACAAGGAACAAAATTGCATTAGGAATAGCTAAGGGTATACTATATCTTCATGAGGGTTGTCAAAGAAGAATTATCCACAGGGATATAAAAGCAGCCAATATCTTGCTCACGGAGGATTTTGAGCCTCAG ATTTGTGATTTCGGGCTAGCAAAATGGTTGCCAGAAAATTGGACTCACCACACCGTTTCAAAATTTGAAGGAACTTTCGG TTACCTTGCACCTGAGTACTTGCTACATGGCATAGTGGACGAGAAAACGGACATATTTGCCTTTGGTGTGTTGCTATTGGAATTAGTGAGTGGGCGTCGAGCACTTGATTATTCACAGCAAAGCCTTGTGTTGTGG GCAAAACCATTgctgaaaaaaaatgatattatggAGCTCATTGATCCTTCACTAGCAGGTGACTTCGACTCCAGGCAAATGAATCTTATGCTCTTAGCTGCTTCTTTGTGCATACAACAGTCCTCGATTCGTCGCCCCTCTACAAGACAG AACATCTGCGAGTCAACCCACTAA